The following is a genomic window from Bacillus sp. FJAT-52991.
AACCGTATGCACCGATTTTCTCCCCTTGTGCCATCGGTTTCAAATATTTTTGTTTTTGTTCTTCTGTACCAAATTTATAGACAGGCCAGCCTGCTAAAGACGTATGAGCGGATAGCGTTACACCTGTTGAAGCACAAACACGCGATAACTCTTCAACCGCGATACAATAAGCTAAATAATCACTGCCAATGCCGCCATACTCTTCTGGCCATGGAATCCCTGTTAAGCCAAGCTCCGCCATTTTTTGAAACAGTTCCATATCAAAACGTTCTTCTTCATCGCGTTCAGCTGCTGTTGGTTCTACTTCATTTTTAGCAAAGTCTCGTACCATCTTGCGAATCATTTCATGTTCTTCTGTTAATTGAAAGTTCATCTCATTTCCCCATCCCTTTTTAATTTATTTAATGAGCTGCTTACTAATAACAAGCCTTTGAATTTCGCTAGTACCTTCATAAATTTCTGTGACTTTCGCATCTCTGAAATAACGTTCAACTGGATATTCTTGCGTGTACCCGTAACCACCATGTACTTGAACGGCTTCGATTGATACGTCAACCGCTGTTTTTGAAGCGAATAATTTCGCCATAGAAGCTTCTTTTCCACACGGTAGGCCTTTCGCGCGTAAATTAGCGGCACGATACACGAGCAACCTTGCTGCTTCTACACTTGTTGCCATATCTGCTAATTTAAAAGCAAGTCCTTGTTGCGCAGCAATCGGCTTACCAAATTGCTTGCGTTCTTTCGAATAATTGGTCGCTTCTTGTAAAGCTGCTTCAGCGATCCCCAACGACTGAGCAGCAATCCCAATTCGACCAACATCGAGGTTCGCCATGGCGATTTTAAATCCTTCTCCTTCTTGACCGAGGAGATTGGCAGCGGGCACTTGCATATCTTCAAATGTCAATTGCACCGTGCGCGAGCCATGAAGACCCATTTTATGTTCGTCCTTGCCGATCACAAGCCCCGGCGTATCTTTTTCAACGATAAACGCTGAAACCCCTTTGCCTCCCAATTCAGGATTGGTAGAAGCAAAGACAATATATGTATCTGCTTCTCCCCCATTTGTGATAAACACTTTTGAGCCGTTAATAATATATTGATCCCCTTGTTTGACCGCTCTTGTTTTTAAGCTGGCGGCATCTGAACCGGCGCTCGGCTCAGTTAAACAAAATGCCCCTAAATATTCTCCCGTCGCTAATTTAGGCACATATTTCCGCTTTTGTTCTTCCGTTCCGAAATAAAGAATTGGATTGGTTCCTACAGATGTATGAACCGATAAAATAACTCCCACTGTCGCGCTCACTCTGGAAAGTTCGTTAATG
Proteins encoded in this region:
- a CDS encoding acyl-CoA dehydrogenase, with amino-acid sequence MELRFTEEQEMMRKMVRDFAEAEITPWIERMEEGEFPREILNKMAELGLLGITIPEEYGGSEMDFTSYIIAINELSRVSATVGVILSVHTSVGTNPILYFGTEEQKRKYVPKLATGEYLGAFCLTEPSAGSDAASLKTRAVKQGDQYIINGSKVFITNGGEADTYIVFASTNPELGGKGVSAFIVEKDTPGLVIGKDEHKMGLHGSRTVQLTFEDMQVPAANLLGQEGEGFKIAMANLDVGRIGIAAQSLGIAEAALQEATNYSKERKQFGKPIAAQQGLAFKLADMATSVEAARLLVYRAANLRAKGLPCGKEASMAKLFASKTAVDVSIEAVQVHGGYGYTQEYPVERYFRDAKVTEIYEGTSEIQRLVISKQLIK